In Amphiura filiformis chromosome 2, Afil_fr2py, whole genome shotgun sequence, one DNA window encodes the following:
- the LOC140146499 gene encoding LOW QUALITY PROTEIN: uncharacterized protein (The sequence of the model RefSeq protein was modified relative to this genomic sequence to represent the inferred CDS: inserted 2 bases in 2 codons), whose product MGYAVQRFVTKLDQNLICGICAAVLQKAVLTRCGHAFCEQCLETWLSRPLTGTCPQCRVCITKFHVSPIWAVREIVNNLSIQCEYHERGCTLVMCVEALSRHARNCGYAPVECAGCDATVNQCDLPSHQIQCVKLNADLDDQAAAQSDNRHEQVFQELEXRMLSLDLQLKHIKKKLEQSEANNRKLECNLNDVRLDLQRKKGXCTLLKAQLCDFDPEYPYGYSPESVAKLSLLIACHLLHKPDYIDRNRIFNCVKISYDSYARCGSHFEHDVHMLVATAYASNWFTENQRINFHCWLQSIARYRKFADLNGPPGMTANGGFRRSSSFRN is encoded by the exons ATGGGGTATGCTGTACAAAGGTTCGTCACAAAACTTGATCAGAATCTGATATGCGGTATATGTGCTGCAGTTTTACAAAAAGCTGTATTAACACGCTGTGGACACGCTTTCTGTGAGCAATGTCTGGAGACCTGGCTGTCACGACCATTAACTGGCACATGCCCGCAATGTAGAGTGTGTATTACCAAGTTTCACGTGTCTCCGATATGGGCTGTTCGAGAAATAGTAAATAATCTTAGTATACAATGCGAGTATCATGAACGAGGCTGCACATTGGTCATGTGCGTGGAAGCACTGAGTAGGCATGCAAGGAATTGTGGGTACGCACCTGTAGAATGTGCTGGTTGTGACGCAACAGTCAATCAATGTGACCTCCCATCGCACCAAATCCAATGCGTCAAACTCAACGCCGATCTTGATGACCAAGCTGCAGCTCAGTCGGACAATAGACACGAGCAGGTTTTTCAAGAATTGG GACGGATGCTTTCTTTAGATCTTCAGCTGAAACACATTAAAAAGAAATTGGAACAATCTGAAGCGAACAATCGTAAGCTTGAATGCAACCTGAACGATGTGAGATTAGATCTACAACGCAAGAAAG AATGCACCTTACTCAAAGCTCAACTATGTGATTTTGATCCTGAATATCCATATGGGTATTCTCCAGAAAGTGTGGCTAAACTTTCTCTTCTAATAGCATGTCATCTACTTCATAAACCGGACTATATAGACCGTAATAGAATCTTTAACTGTGTCAAAATTTCGTATGATAGTTACGCGCGATGCGGGTCTCACTTTGAACATGATGTTCATATGCTGGTTGCGACGGCTTATGCGAGTAACTGGTTCACTGAGAATCAGCGCATAAATTTCCACTGTTGGTTGCAGAGCATTGCACGTTATAGGAAATTTGCAGATTTGAACGGACCACCGGGTATGACGGCTAATGGAGGATTTCGAAGATCATCTTCGTTCCGTAATTAG